In Arachis hypogaea cultivar Tifrunner chromosome 17, arahy.Tifrunner.gnm2.J5K5, whole genome shotgun sequence, a single window of DNA contains:
- the LOC112764388 gene encoding CMP-sialic acid transporter 4: MEYRKIRDEGDDRETGIQDVESLREKSVLLSGAVLDNRLASVGETKTDSHRAKAKWKLKSVVTLALTILTSSQAILIVWSKRAGKYEYSVTTANFLVETLKCAISLVALARIWKKEGVTEDNRLSTTLDEVIVYPIPAALYLVKNLLQYYIFAYVDAPGYQILKNLNIISTGVLYRIILKKRLSEIQWAAFILLTAGCTTAQLNSNSDRVLQTPFQGWVMAIVMALLSGFAGVYTEAIIKKRPSRNINVQNFWLYIFGMGFNAIAILVQDFDAVMNKGFLHGYSPITVLMIFNHALSGIAVSMVMKYADNIVKVYSTSVAMLLTAVVSVYLFGFHLSLAFFLGTTVVSVAIYLHSAGKMQR, translated from the exons ATGGAGTACAGGAAAATCAGGGATGAG GGTGATGATAGGGAGACCGGCATCCAGGACGTTGAGAGTTTACGTGAAAAATCGGTTTTGCTGTCCGGTGCAG TCCTAGACAACCGTTTGGCCTCCGTGGGAGAAACCAAAACCGATAGCCACAGGGCGAAAGCAAAGTGGAAACTCAA GTCAGTTGTTACACTTGCATTGACTATTCTTACTAGTTCGCAAGCCATTCTAATCGTTTGGTCCAAGAGAGCTGGCAAGTACGAGTATAGTGTAACCACCGCAAACTTTCTG GTGGAGACTTTAAAATGTGCTATATCCCTTGTGGCCCTTGCAAGAATATGGAAAAAGGAAGGTGTCACCGAGGACAATCG GTTGAGCACCACATTAGATGAAGTTATAGTGTATCCCATTCCAGCAGCACTTTACCTTGTCAAAAATTTGCTTCAG TATTACATTTTTGCATATGTAGATGCTCCTGGCTATCAGATATTAAAAAACTTGAATATTATCAGTACAGGTGTTCTCTACCGAATTATACTCAAGAAGAG GTTAAGTGAGATTCAATGGGCTGCTTTTATTCTACTGACTGCTGGTTGCACTACAGCGCAGTTGAATTCAAA TTCTGATCGTGTTCTTCAAACTCCCTTTCAAGGTTGGGTGATGGCAATT gTAATGGCACTCTTGAGTGGTTTTGCAGGAGTATATACCGAG GCTATTATTAAGAAGCGCCCTTCACGAAACATAAACGTTCAGAACTTCTGGCTTTATATCTTTGGCATGGGCTTCAATGCTATTGCAATACTGGTTCAAGATTTTGATGCTGTGATGAACAA GGGATTCCTCCATGGATATTCGCCCATTACTGTTCTCATGATTTTCAATCATGCACTCAG TGGAATTGCTGTATCGATGGTGATGAAGTATGCTGACAATATTGTGAAG GTGTACTCTACTTCGGTGGCAATGCTTCTTACGGCAGTGGTTTCTGTCTACCTTTTCGGATTTCATCTCTCCCTTGCATTTTTCCTTGGTACAAC TGTTGTCTCTGTTGCGATTTATCTGCATTCTGCCGGGAAGATGCAAAGATAG
- the LOC112765590 gene encoding uncharacterized protein, with protein MSFKASLPVSQTKCKLFHEGSGSIRRRLSSMSLRIQPSGPAVASSWSLPRSKSLLSVGDYAGTSIRKWWEWGWAWILSRKPVFARDLEMNKQETQILGSHDRGTWRHVLYKLRSEIRRLVASVSDPVGLPQSDRSHHRHSVATASPTTQSS; from the coding sequence ATGAGCTTCAAAGCGTCGCTTCCAGTGTCGCAGACAAAGTGTAAACTCTTCCATGAAGGATCAGGATCAATTCGCAGACGCCTCTCATCCATGTCACTGAGGATCCAACCCAGCGGCCCAGCTGTTGCATCGTCTTGGTCACTCCCCAGATCCAAGTCGCTCTTGTCGGTGGGTGACTATGCAGGCACCTCCATCAGGAAATGGTGGGAGTGGGGATGGGCTTGGATCCTATCCAGGAAGCCCGTCTTCGCCAGAGATCTTGAGATGAACAAGCAAGAAACCCAGATCCTTGGCTCCCACGATAGGGGCACTTGGAGGCACGTTCTCTATAAGCTCCGCTCTGAGATCCGAAGGCTCGTCGCTTCTGTTTCTGATCCCGTAGGCCTTCCTCAATCTGACAGGTCCCATCATCGTCATTCTGTTGCAACTGCAAGCCCCACAACTCAATCTTCGTAG